In Salmo salar chromosome ssa03, Ssal_v3.1, whole genome shotgun sequence, a single genomic region encodes these proteins:
- the at7l3 gene encoding ataxin-7-like protein 3 isoform X2, with translation MKMEDMSLSGLDNTKLEALAQDIYSDLVEDACLGLCFEVHRAVKQGYFFLDDTDQESMKDFEIVDQPGVDIFGQVYNQWKNKECVCPNCNRSIAASRFAPHLEKCLGMGRNSSRIANRRIASSNNMNNKSESDQEDNDDVNDNDWSYGSEKKAKKRKSDKNPNSPRRSKSVKHKNGELSNSVNADPYKYNYNTGINYETLGPDELRSLLTTQCGVISEHTKKMCTRSQRCPQHTDEQRRAVRVFLLGPSASSLPDADTMVESDCYDASDGQVLMSRLQWDGSSDISPSDSGSSKASTNNSDSKKPKKKKKTSLGLNSTGGGGGGSGSGGGSSSQSSLVGLSNRKKKPKLPVPPAPSIYDNLN, from the exons ATGAAAATGGAGGATATGTCTCTGTCGGGCCTGGACAACACCAAGCTAGAG GCCTTGGCTCAGGACATCTACTCGGACCTGGTGGAGGACGCCTGTTTGGGCTTGTGTTTCGAGGTGCATCGTGCTGTCAAACAGGGCTACTTCTTCCTGGATGACACGGACCAAGAAAGCATGAAGGACTTCG AAATTGTTGACCAACCAGGAGTGGACATTTTCGGGCAAGTGTACAATCAGTGGAAGAacaaggagtgtgtgtgtcccaaCTGCAACCGGAGCATTGCTGCGTCCCGCTTTGCCCCTCATCTGGAGAAATGCCTGGGCATGGGGCGCAACAGCAGCCGCATCGCCAACCGCAG AATAGCAAGCAGTAACAACATGAACAACAAATCGGAGAGTGATCAGGAAGACAATGATGACGTCAATGACAATGACTGGTCGTATGGCTCAGAAAAAAAAG CTAAGAAGAGAAAGTCAGATAAG AATCCAAATTCACCCAGAAGATCAAAATCTGTAAAGCATAAAAATG GGGAGCTTAGTAATAGTGTCAATGCAGATCCATACAAG TACAACTATAACACTGGCATCAATTACGAAACTTTAGGCCCTGACGAACTGAGGTCTCTGTTAACAACA CAATGTGGAGTGATCTCGGAGCACACCAAGAAGATGTGCACCAG GTCCCAGCGGTGCCCCCAGCACACGGACGAACAGAGGAGGGCCGTCAGGGTGTTCCTCCTGGGGCCGTCCGC GTCGTCTCTGCCCGATGCAGACACAATGGTGGAGAGTGACTGCTACGACGCCTCAGACGGACAGGTTCTCATGAGTCGCCTACAGTGGGACGGATCCTCAGACATCTCCCCCTCCGATTCAGGCTCCTCCAAAGCCA GCACCAACAACTCAGACTCTAAGAAgcccaagaagaagaagaagacgtcTCTTGGCCTAAACagcacaggaggaggagggggcggCAGTGGGAGTGGAGGGGGCAGCAGCTCCCAGAGTAGTCTAGTAGGCCTATCCAACAGAAAGAAGAAGCCCAAGCTTCCTGTTCCCCCTGCCCCCAGTATCTATGACAACCTAAACTAG
- the at7l3 gene encoding ataxin-7-like protein 3 isoform X4 produces MKMEDMSLSGLDNTKLEALAQDIYSDLVEDACLGLCFEVHRAVKQGYFFLDDTDQESMKDFEIVDQPGVDIFGQVYNQWKNKECVCPNCNRSIAASRFAPHLEKCLGMGRNSSRIANRRIASSNNMNNKSESDQEDNDDVNDNDWSYGSEKKAKKRKSDKNPNSPRRSKSVKHKNGELSNSVNADPYKYNYNTGINYETLGPDELRSLLTTQCGVISEHTKKMCTRSSLPDADTMVESDCYDASDGQVLMSRLQWDGSSDISPSDSGSSKASTNNSDSKKPKKKKKTSLGLNSTGGGGGGSGSGGGSSSQSSLVGLSNRKKKPKLPVPPAPSIYDNLN; encoded by the exons ATGAAAATGGAGGATATGTCTCTGTCGGGCCTGGACAACACCAAGCTAGAG GCCTTGGCTCAGGACATCTACTCGGACCTGGTGGAGGACGCCTGTTTGGGCTTGTGTTTCGAGGTGCATCGTGCTGTCAAACAGGGCTACTTCTTCCTGGATGACACGGACCAAGAAAGCATGAAGGACTTCG AAATTGTTGACCAACCAGGAGTGGACATTTTCGGGCAAGTGTACAATCAGTGGAAGAacaaggagtgtgtgtgtcccaaCTGCAACCGGAGCATTGCTGCGTCCCGCTTTGCCCCTCATCTGGAGAAATGCCTGGGCATGGGGCGCAACAGCAGCCGCATCGCCAACCGCAG AATAGCAAGCAGTAACAACATGAACAACAAATCGGAGAGTGATCAGGAAGACAATGATGACGTCAATGACAATGACTGGTCGTATGGCTCAGAAAAAAAAG CTAAGAAGAGAAAGTCAGATAAG AATCCAAATTCACCCAGAAGATCAAAATCTGTAAAGCATAAAAATG GGGAGCTTAGTAATAGTGTCAATGCAGATCCATACAAG TACAACTATAACACTGGCATCAATTACGAAACTTTAGGCCCTGACGAACTGAGGTCTCTGTTAACAACA CAATGTGGAGTGATCTCGGAGCACACCAAGAAGATGTGCACCAG GTCGTCTCTGCCCGATGCAGACACAATGGTGGAGAGTGACTGCTACGACGCCTCAGACGGACAGGTTCTCATGAGTCGCCTACAGTGGGACGGATCCTCAGACATCTCCCCCTCCGATTCAGGCTCCTCCAAAGCCA GCACCAACAACTCAGACTCTAAGAAgcccaagaagaagaagaagacgtcTCTTGGCCTAAACagcacaggaggaggagggggcggCAGTGGGAGTGGAGGGGGCAGCAGCTCCCAGAGTAGTCTAGTAGGCCTATCCAACAGAAAGAAGAAGCCCAAGCTTCCTGTTCCCCCTGCCCCCAGTATCTATGACAACCTAAACTAG
- the at7l3 gene encoding ataxin-7-like protein 3 isoform X1 — protein sequence MKMEDMSLSGLDNTKLEALAQDIYSDLVEDACLGLCFEVHRAVKQGYFFLDDTDQESMKDFEIVDQPGVDIFGQVYNQWKNKECVCPNCNRSIAASRFAPHLEKCLGMGRNSSRIANRRIASSNNMNNKSESDQEDNDDVNDNDWSYGSEKKAKKRKSDKVFLHSLKQHVPLNPNSPRRSKSVKHKNGELSNSVNADPYKYNYNTGINYETLGPDELRSLLTTQCGVISEHTKKMCTRSQRCPQHTDEQRRAVRVFLLGPSASSLPDADTMVESDCYDASDGQVLMSRLQWDGSSDISPSDSGSSKASTNNSDSKKPKKKKKTSLGLNSTGGGGGGSGSGGGSSSQSSLVGLSNRKKKPKLPVPPAPSIYDNLN from the exons ATGAAAATGGAGGATATGTCTCTGTCGGGCCTGGACAACACCAAGCTAGAG GCCTTGGCTCAGGACATCTACTCGGACCTGGTGGAGGACGCCTGTTTGGGCTTGTGTTTCGAGGTGCATCGTGCTGTCAAACAGGGCTACTTCTTCCTGGATGACACGGACCAAGAAAGCATGAAGGACTTCG AAATTGTTGACCAACCAGGAGTGGACATTTTCGGGCAAGTGTACAATCAGTGGAAGAacaaggagtgtgtgtgtcccaaCTGCAACCGGAGCATTGCTGCGTCCCGCTTTGCCCCTCATCTGGAGAAATGCCTGGGCATGGGGCGCAACAGCAGCCGCATCGCCAACCGCAG AATAGCAAGCAGTAACAACATGAACAACAAATCGGAGAGTGATCAGGAAGACAATGATGACGTCAATGACAATGACTGGTCGTATGGCTCAGAAAAAAAAG CTAAGAAGAGAAAGTCAGATAAGGTATTTTTACATTCTTTGAAACAACATGTACCTTTG AATCCAAATTCACCCAGAAGATCAAAATCTGTAAAGCATAAAAATG GGGAGCTTAGTAATAGTGTCAATGCAGATCCATACAAG TACAACTATAACACTGGCATCAATTACGAAACTTTAGGCCCTGACGAACTGAGGTCTCTGTTAACAACA CAATGTGGAGTGATCTCGGAGCACACCAAGAAGATGTGCACCAG GTCCCAGCGGTGCCCCCAGCACACGGACGAACAGAGGAGGGCCGTCAGGGTGTTCCTCCTGGGGCCGTCCGC GTCGTCTCTGCCCGATGCAGACACAATGGTGGAGAGTGACTGCTACGACGCCTCAGACGGACAGGTTCTCATGAGTCGCCTACAGTGGGACGGATCCTCAGACATCTCCCCCTCCGATTCAGGCTCCTCCAAAGCCA GCACCAACAACTCAGACTCTAAGAAgcccaagaagaagaagaagacgtcTCTTGGCCTAAACagcacaggaggaggagggggcggCAGTGGGAGTGGAGGGGGCAGCAGCTCCCAGAGTAGTCTAGTAGGCCTATCCAACAGAAAGAAGAAGCCCAAGCTTCCTGTTCCCCCTGCCCCCAGTATCTATGACAACCTAAACTAG
- the at7l3 gene encoding Ataxin-7-like protein 3 (The RefSeq protein has 1 substitution compared to this genomic sequence): MKMEDMSLSGLDNTKLEALAQDIYSDLVEDACLGLCFEVHRAVKQGYFFLDDTDQESMKDFEIVDQPGVDIFGQVYNQWKNKECVCPNCNRSIAASRFAPHLEKCLGMGRNSSRIANRRIASSNNMNNKSESDQEDNDDVNDNDWSYGSEKKAKKRKSDKVFLHSLKQHVPLVSFAAVGIFIHVLYVVFVHM, translated from the exons ATGAAAATGGAGGATATGTCTCTGTCGGGCCTGGACAACACCAAGCTAGAG GCCTTGGCTCAGGACATCTACTCGGACCTGGTGGAGGACGCCTGTTTGGGCTTGTGTTTCGAGGTGCATCGTGCTGTCAAACAGGGCTACTTCTTCCTGGATGACACGGACCAAGAAAGCATGAAGGACTTCG AAATTGTTGACCAACCAGGAGTGGACATTTTCGGGCAAGTGTACAATCAGTGGAAGAacaaggagtgtgtgtgtcccaaCTGCAACCGGAGCATTGCTGCGTCCCGCTTTGCCCCTCATCTGGAGAAATGCCTGGGCATGGGGCGCAACAGCAGCCGCATCGCCAACCGCAG AATAGCAAGCAGTAACAACATGAACAACAAATCGGAGAGTGATCAGGAAGACAATGATGACGTCAATGACAATGACTGGTCGTATGGCTCAGAAAAAAAAG CTAAGAAGAGAAAGTCAGATAAGGTATTTTTACATTCTTTGAAACAACATGTACCTTTGGTAAGTTTTGTTGCCGTGGGGATATTTATTCATGTTTTGTATGTTGTTTTTGTCCACATGTAA
- the at7l3 gene encoding ataxin-7-like protein 3 isoform X3 encodes MKMEDMSLSGLDNTKLEALAQDIYSDLVEDACLGLCFEVHRAVKQGYFFLDDTDQESMKDFEIVDQPGVDIFGQVYNQWKNKECVCPNCNRSIAASRFAPHLEKCLGMGRNSSRIANRRIASSNNMNNKSESDQEDNDDVNDNDWSYGSEKKAKKRKSDKVFLHSLKQHVPLNPNSPRRSKSVKHKNGELSNSVNADPYKYNYNTGINYETLGPDELRSLLTTQCGVISEHTKKMCTRSSLPDADTMVESDCYDASDGQVLMSRLQWDGSSDISPSDSGSSKASTNNSDSKKPKKKKKTSLGLNSTGGGGGGSGSGGGSSSQSSLVGLSNRKKKPKLPVPPAPSIYDNLN; translated from the exons ATGAAAATGGAGGATATGTCTCTGTCGGGCCTGGACAACACCAAGCTAGAG GCCTTGGCTCAGGACATCTACTCGGACCTGGTGGAGGACGCCTGTTTGGGCTTGTGTTTCGAGGTGCATCGTGCTGTCAAACAGGGCTACTTCTTCCTGGATGACACGGACCAAGAAAGCATGAAGGACTTCG AAATTGTTGACCAACCAGGAGTGGACATTTTCGGGCAAGTGTACAATCAGTGGAAGAacaaggagtgtgtgtgtcccaaCTGCAACCGGAGCATTGCTGCGTCCCGCTTTGCCCCTCATCTGGAGAAATGCCTGGGCATGGGGCGCAACAGCAGCCGCATCGCCAACCGCAG AATAGCAAGCAGTAACAACATGAACAACAAATCGGAGAGTGATCAGGAAGACAATGATGACGTCAATGACAATGACTGGTCGTATGGCTCAGAAAAAAAAG CTAAGAAGAGAAAGTCAGATAAGGTATTTTTACATTCTTTGAAACAACATGTACCTTTG AATCCAAATTCACCCAGAAGATCAAAATCTGTAAAGCATAAAAATG GGGAGCTTAGTAATAGTGTCAATGCAGATCCATACAAG TACAACTATAACACTGGCATCAATTACGAAACTTTAGGCCCTGACGAACTGAGGTCTCTGTTAACAACA CAATGTGGAGTGATCTCGGAGCACACCAAGAAGATGTGCACCAG GTCGTCTCTGCCCGATGCAGACACAATGGTGGAGAGTGACTGCTACGACGCCTCAGACGGACAGGTTCTCATGAGTCGCCTACAGTGGGACGGATCCTCAGACATCTCCCCCTCCGATTCAGGCTCCTCCAAAGCCA GCACCAACAACTCAGACTCTAAGAAgcccaagaagaagaagaagacgtcTCTTGGCCTAAACagcacaggaggaggagggggcggCAGTGGGAGTGGAGGGGGCAGCAGCTCCCAGAGTAGTCTAGTAGGCCTATCCAACAGAAAGAAGAAGCCCAAGCTTCCTGTTCCCCCTGCCCCCAGTATCTATGACAACCTAAACTAG
- the at7l3 gene encoding ataxin-7-like protein 3 isoform X7, with protein MKMEDMSLSGLDNTKLEALAQDIYSDLVEDACLGLCFEVHRAVKQGYFFLDDTDQESMKDFEIVDQPGVDIFGQVYNQWKNKECVCPNCNRSIAASRFAPHLEKCLGMGRNSSRIANRRIASSNNMNNKSESDQEDNDDVNDNDWSYGSEKKAKKRKSDKNPNSPRRSKSVKHKNE; from the exons ATGAAAATGGAGGATATGTCTCTGTCGGGCCTGGACAACACCAAGCTAGAG GCCTTGGCTCAGGACATCTACTCGGACCTGGTGGAGGACGCCTGTTTGGGCTTGTGTTTCGAGGTGCATCGTGCTGTCAAACAGGGCTACTTCTTCCTGGATGACACGGACCAAGAAAGCATGAAGGACTTCG AAATTGTTGACCAACCAGGAGTGGACATTTTCGGGCAAGTGTACAATCAGTGGAAGAacaaggagtgtgtgtgtcccaaCTGCAACCGGAGCATTGCTGCGTCCCGCTTTGCCCCTCATCTGGAGAAATGCCTGGGCATGGGGCGCAACAGCAGCCGCATCGCCAACCGCAG AATAGCAAGCAGTAACAACATGAACAACAAATCGGAGAGTGATCAGGAAGACAATGATGACGTCAATGACAATGACTGGTCGTATGGCTCAGAAAAAAAAG CTAAGAAGAGAAAGTCAGATAAG AATCCAAATTCACCCAGAAGATCAAAATCTGTAAAGCATAAAAATG AGTAG
- the at7l3 gene encoding ataxin-7-like protein 3 isoform X5 — MKMEDMSLSGLDNTKLEALAQDIYSDLVEDACLGLCFEVHRAVKQGYFFLDDTDQESMKDFEIVDQPGVDIFGQVYNQWKNKECVCPNCNRSIAASRFAPHLEKCLGMGRNSSRIANRRIASSNNMNNKSESDQEDNDDVNDNDWSYGSEKKAKKRKSDKNPNSPRRSKSVKHKNALLGPKPCCRSGSSMRAVER; from the exons ATGAAAATGGAGGATATGTCTCTGTCGGGCCTGGACAACACCAAGCTAGAG GCCTTGGCTCAGGACATCTACTCGGACCTGGTGGAGGACGCCTGTTTGGGCTTGTGTTTCGAGGTGCATCGTGCTGTCAAACAGGGCTACTTCTTCCTGGATGACACGGACCAAGAAAGCATGAAGGACTTCG AAATTGTTGACCAACCAGGAGTGGACATTTTCGGGCAAGTGTACAATCAGTGGAAGAacaaggagtgtgtgtgtcccaaCTGCAACCGGAGCATTGCTGCGTCCCGCTTTGCCCCTCATCTGGAGAAATGCCTGGGCATGGGGCGCAACAGCAGCCGCATCGCCAACCGCAG AATAGCAAGCAGTAACAACATGAACAACAAATCGGAGAGTGATCAGGAAGACAATGATGACGTCAATGACAATGACTGGTCGTATGGCTCAGAAAAAAAAG CTAAGAAGAGAAAGTCAGATAAG AATCCAAATTCACCCAGAAGATCAAAATCTGTAAAGCATAAAAATG CATTGCTGGGGCCAAAGCCTTGTTGCAGATCAGGAAGCTCCATGCGTGCTGTTGAGAGATGA
- the at7l3 gene encoding ataxin-7-like protein 3 isoform X6: protein MKMEDMSLSGLDNTKLEALAQDIYSDLVEDACLGLCFEVHRAVKQGYFFLDDTDQESMKDFEIVDQPGVDIFGQVYNQWKNKECVCPNCNRSIAASRFAPHLEKCLGMGRNSSRIANRRIASSNNMNNKSESDQEDNDDVNDNDWSYGSEKKAKKRKSDKNPNSPRRSKSVKHKNVLE from the exons ATGAAAATGGAGGATATGTCTCTGTCGGGCCTGGACAACACCAAGCTAGAG GCCTTGGCTCAGGACATCTACTCGGACCTGGTGGAGGACGCCTGTTTGGGCTTGTGTTTCGAGGTGCATCGTGCTGTCAAACAGGGCTACTTCTTCCTGGATGACACGGACCAAGAAAGCATGAAGGACTTCG AAATTGTTGACCAACCAGGAGTGGACATTTTCGGGCAAGTGTACAATCAGTGGAAGAacaaggagtgtgtgtgtcccaaCTGCAACCGGAGCATTGCTGCGTCCCGCTTTGCCCCTCATCTGGAGAAATGCCTGGGCATGGGGCGCAACAGCAGCCGCATCGCCAACCGCAG AATAGCAAGCAGTAACAACATGAACAACAAATCGGAGAGTGATCAGGAAGACAATGATGACGTCAATGACAATGACTGGTCGTATGGCTCAGAAAAAAAAG CTAAGAAGAGAAAGTCAGATAAG AATCCAAATTCACCCAGAAGATCAAAATCTGTAAAGCATAAAAATG TTTTAGAGTAG
- the LOC106601657 gene encoding LOW QUALITY PROTEIN: transmembrane and ubiquitin-like domain-containing protein 1 (The sequence of the model RefSeq protein was modified relative to this genomic sequence to represent the inferred CDS: inserted 2 bases in 1 codon), with amino-acid sequence MAVCALTMDGMGGEVAAVSGVLLLVLALVLAWLSTQVADRGDHILSTILTVGAHASLIGLGGHDSYSGGPPSADTPEQQTPPPSQENKPEEGEPGSEREDGEGTGEGTAGAGVDLLLNIQGKKPQTYQPDDDEEDDXEDDYEEEEKVQKLSPVVSCTSITVRLKFLNDTEEVAVLSPQDTVGLLKSKYFSGRERQIKLIYQGQLLQDPKRTLLSLNISHNSVIHCHVSQVLREASPEEAAHSGASGGIRAAGLALSTSSLVVPVFVVMLAVVWYFRINYRQFFTAPATISLVGVTVFFSFLIFGMHSR; translated from the exons ATGGCGGTGTGTGCACTGACAATGGATGGGATGGGAGGCGAGGTGGCTGCAGTAAGCGGTGTGTTACTCCTGGTCTTGGCCTTGGTCCTGGCTTGGCTCTCCACGCAAGTGGCAGATCGGGGAGACCACATCCTGAGCACCATACTTACAGTCGGGGCCCACGCCTCCCTAATCGGGCTGGGGGGCCATGACAGTTACAGTGGAGGGCCACCCAGTGCAGACACTCCAGAGCAGCAAACACCTCCACCCTCCCAGGAGAACAAGCCAGAGGAGGGGGAGCCTGGGTCTGAGAGGGAAGATGGtgagggaacaggagaggggaCTGCAGGGGCTGGAGTTGACCTGCTATTGAATATCCAGGGGAAGAAACCTCAGACATACCAgcctgatgatgatgaggaagatGA GGAGGATGACTATGAGGAAGAAGAGAAGGTTCAGAAGCTGAGCCCAGTGGTCTCCTGCACCAGCATCACGGTTCGTTTGAAGTTCCTGAATGACACAGAAGAGGTGGCAGTCCTGAGTCCCCAGGATACAGTGGGTCTACTGAAGAG TAAGTACTTCTCGGGGCGGGAGCGTCAGATCAAGTTGATCTACCAGGGCCAGCTGCTTCAGGATCCCAAACGGACTCTGCTCTCCCTCAACATCTCTCACAACAGTGTGATCCACTGCCACGTGTCCCAGGTGCTGCGGGAGGCCAGCCCAGAGGAGGCAGCTCACTCTGGGGCTAGTGGGGGAATCAGGGCTGCAGGCCTGGCTCTGAGCACCAGCAGCCTGGTGGTGCCTGTGTTTGTGGTGATGTTAGCCGTGGTCTGGTACTTCCGCATCAACTACCGTCAGTTCTTCACCGCCCCTGCTACCATCTCCCTGGTGGGAGTCACTGTGTTCTTCAGCTTCCTCATCTTTGGAATGCACAGCCGGTGA